The Helianthus annuus cultivar XRQ/B chromosome 16, HanXRQr2.0-SUNRISE, whole genome shotgun sequence genome includes a window with the following:
- the LOC110870191 gene encoding leucine-rich repeat extensin-like protein 5, which yields MDMDMDKDLDPEPTEPPTGTPTHPIEISDGSSFHGSPYRGPDSFAQWWSNYHWEYTPSHHSSPHQQVPSKDPHFEAVTPPPPEQQPPPEPPRQRRSSARMSARGGFHFSTPQHSSNSHYPPLYEDPQIGGPSNPVSEVDSPPIAPPPHVGFDNPIPLYAGAAAYNPFEQPAFSCYNYYNAPSVDPYLEAANYNALRPEGPFQATYPTGYPQSSYMAEPEEVNSHPRENHDTTRINVTSADLQTLTDNAVTKAMDRQFKESSGTRSKTQSVAHSKPPSKTHESKKDDARHSSNQQSIPSEKIVLN from the exons ATGGATATGGATATGGACAAGGATCTAGATCCAGAGCCTACCGAGCCACCAACTGGGACGCCCACGCATCCCATCGAGATTTCTGACGGATCATCTTTTCATGGTTCGCCATATAGAGGCCCCGATTCATTTGCTCAATGGTGGAGCAATTATCACTGGGAGTATACACCTTCCCACCACTCATCACCACACCAACAGGTCCCCTCTAAGGACCCACATTTTGAGGCGGTCACACCGCCGCCGCCAGAGCAGCAACCGCCTCCAGAACCACCGAGGCAAAGAAGATCAAGTGCACGAATGTCCGCGCGAGGGggtttccacttcagcaccccccAACACAGCAGCAACAGCCACTACCCGCCGTTGTACGAAGACCCACAAATAGGTGGGCCTTCAAACCCAGTGTCTGAAGTCGACTCTCCGCCAATCGCACCACCACCACAcgtgggttttgataacccaattcctTTATACGCTGGTGCAGCagcgtataacccttttgagcagccggcttTTTCTTGCTACAACTACTACAACGCCCCTAGTGTTGACCCGTATCTCGAGGCGGCAAACTACAATGCTCTTCGTCCTGAAGGGCCCTTTCAAGCTACGTATCCAACTGGATACCCA caatcaagctacatggcagaACCAGAAGAAGTCAACAGTCACCCGAGGGAAAATCATGATACTACCAGAATCAACGTAACCAGTGCGGATCTTCAAACATTGACTGACAATGCTGTTACTAAAGCCATGGACAGGCAGTTTAAAGAATCAAGTGGTACACGCTCTAAGACTCAATCTGTGGCTCATAGTAAGCCCCCTTCTAAAACACACGAGTCAAAGAAGGACGATGCCCGTCACTCGTCAAATCAGCAAAGTATCCCGTCTGAGAAGATTGTGCTCAATTAA